The following DNA comes from Fervidibacillus albus.
AGAGGAATCCAAAGTCCGGTAATGATTGTTGTTTAAGGAAGCAATTTCACTAATTTGGAAACAAGGAAGGAGCGGATCGACTACTGCGCCGTGAACGGATTTGTTGTATCCGGTACTTCCCGTCGGTGTTGAAATAATCATACCGTCACCACGAAACGTTTCAAAATGGTAATCGTCGACATATACATCGATGACGAACGTTTTTACGATGGAAGAGCGGATTGTGCATTCATTTAAGCAGTAGAAAGGAGGATCTTCATCGTTGATGGTCGCTTGAATCGTTGGGTATCTCCGCACTTCAATTCCCTCGCTTGTCGCAGCTTCTACCATCTTGTTTATTTCATCGATATGGAAATCGCAGTAGAAGCTTGGGAGATGATCGGTGGAAATGCCGACATATAAACAATCGTTACGAAATCCGGTTTTTCTTACGGCTTGAAGGAATGTGCCATCATTACCTACGCTAACGATAATATTCGCGTCTTGATGATCATCAACAGTCGTAAATTCATGTTGGATAGCAATGGATTTTAATTGTTCCAATTTCGTTTCCAATCGGTTTGGGTGTGGGGTAAAGAAATACAGGTTTCTTCTTTGATTCATCGTCTCTCTCCTTTCCAAATACAAGGAACTGAATCGTGTAAAACGGTTCCATATCTTGTAAAATTAGTTTATCACGTTATGAATAAATTACAAAACGTTTGGGGGGATTTTTTTGAACGGAAAACGGTGGATTGCATTAGGAATCGCTACGCTGTTGTTTTTTGTCTCGATTATTACATCAGTCACCACTTTTTTTACAATTGGTGACGGTAAGGATTTGTTTGAAGATTGGCTTTCGTCGAATGAGTCCTTTACTGAAGAAGTTATAGAGGAAGGGGATTTTACAAAAAAAATTGTCGTCTTGGAAGTGAATGGAACGATTCAAGATACAGGGGATTCGATCGTCCTCGATTCGGAATACAATCACGATTTGTTTATGGAACAGTTGAAGGTCGCAAAGGAAGATTCTTCTGTGAAAGGGATCGTATTGCGGGTGAATAGTCCGGGTGGTGGTGTCGTAGAAAGTGCGGAAATTCATGATCGATTAGTTGAGATTATGGAAGAAGTAGGAAAACCGATTTATGTTTCAATGGGAGCAATGGCTGCATCGGGTGGTTATTATATTTCAGCACCGGCGACGAAAATATTTGCTAGCCCGGAGACGTTAACTGGCTCACTCGGTGTCATTATGCAAAATTATAACGTCACGGAATTGGCGGATGAGCTCGGTATCGACGTCGTAACGATTAAAAGCGGACCGTATAAAGATATTTTAAGTCCTACACGGGAAATGACAGAGGAAGAAGAAAAAATATTACAAGAATTAATTGATCATTCGTACGAACAGTTTGTGAAAGTGATTGCCGACGGAAGGGGAATGTCAGAGGAAGAAGTACGGGAAATTGCCGATGGTCGAATTTACGATGGGAGACAGGCGAAGGAATTAAATTTAATCGATGCTTTTGGATACTTAGATGATACGATTGCGGCGATGAAGGAAGATTATGAATTGCAAAATGCGCAAGTCGTGCGTTATGAATCGAATGACCTCGATCTCGGATCAATTTTAGGCATGACTGCAAATAAAATCGTCGGAAATGATCCCGAATTGTCGATGATTAAACAACTTTTCAATTATCATAGTGCACCGAGATTAATGTATTTGTATTTTGAATAGGTGGTGGTCGAATGGATGAAAAATTTGAAACAGAAAAAGGTTTCCAATTGCCTAAGTTAAACATTCGTTCCGATTGTTACGAGGAAACGACTTATGAAGTTTCCGATCAATATGCCTACGCTGGTTTTTGGATTCGATTTTGGGCCTTTTTAGTCGATTTAATCGTTGTTTGGGGACTGAAACAAATTTTCGTCACGCCCTTTTCCTATTTGTTCGATTGGAATATGGAACAATTCCTTTCTCCTCATACATTTTTGTCTGCCATCGTCTTTTACCTTTATTTTGTATTAATGACGAAATATTTCGGCCAGACCCTCGGAAAAATGATTTTCGGGATCAAAGTCATTCCGTTAATGGAAGACAACCTATCATGGAAAACGGTTCTCTTTCGCGAATGGATCGGACGTTATATTTCAACAAAAGTTATTATTTTGTATGTGCTCGTCGCTTTTCTTCCAAAAAAGCAAGGGTTGCACGATTATTTTTCGGATACAGCTGTCATTCATGAACATTATCGAATCATATGATGGGCCATCTCCGTTTATATTTTATGTTGAATGTCGATAATGAAGGCGGAAAGGTTGTGGAAAAGATGATTTTCATAATCGTACTTGCCTTCATTCTTTTTTTTCTTTTCCTTTTCATCAATGTAACAATCGATTTCAATTTTAATTATCAAAACCACCATTACCAACTCCAACTAACCATTTCAACCCTCTTTGGCCTCGTTCGTTTCACTAGACGTTTCCCTTCAACCTCATTGCCTAAGAAAATGAAAGGAAAAATCACCGATCAACAAAAGGGGAATAAGGAGATCAAGGAGGCATTACAATCGATTGATGCAGCAGATTCGTTTATCGAACAAATTTTCCGTTTCCATCAGATCGCGAAACGATTTTTAAAAACTATGCGTGTCCGTCGATTGGAATGGCAATCGGTAATTGGAACAAAAAATGCAGCACAAACAGGGATGCTCGTCGGTTTCGCATGGACGGTGAAAGGAAATTTAATCGCCACCATTAGTCGATATACCCGATTTAAAACGAAACCAGTCGTTCAAATTCAACCGATGTTTCAGCAAAACATTGCGGAGTCGTTTTTCCAATGTATGGTTCAAGTTCGTCTCGGGCATGCTATTTTTGCAGGAATCCAATTCATTCGTTATTGGAAAAGTCAACTTCGTGAGACGAAACGAGAAAAAAGGAGGATAAATGATGTCTGATCATCCGATACAAGGTTTAATGATGACAGCGATGGAAAATTTAAAGGAAATGATCGACGTAAATACGATTATCGGCGACCCGGTTGAGACGTCAGACGGGAGTGTAATTTTAACAGTATCGAAGGTCAGTTTCGGATTTGCCGCAGGTGGTTCCCAATTTTCCGTTCAGGGCGGGGGAAATTCCGGTAACGACGAGCTTCCCTTTGGTGGAGGAAGCGGTGGAGGGGTATCGATAACGCCGATCGCCTTTTTAATCGTGAATAGCCAAGGTGTAAACATGCTCCATCTCGATGAAGATACCCATTTATATGAAAAAATTTTAGACTTAGCTCCGAACGTCGTGGAAAAAATTCAACAATTGATGTCAGGAGGTCAAAAAAACGGAAAACAAAAGGGAAAAGAAAACGATTCATCGAAAGGAACGGAGAAAGAAAAGGAAGAACCACCGATATAAATGAACCATAATAGACGAACTCCGATGCGGGCGTTGCATCGGTTTATTTGCATTTTTCTTTATACATCCTATATGATGGAAATAAATAACGAGTGAGGTGTTTAGGATGAAACAAGTAACGTTCAAAGGAAAACCGGTCACTTTAGTGGGAAATCAGATTGCAGTTGGGGATCAAGCACCGAATTTTACCGTTTTAGCGAATGATTTATCGGAGGTGACTTTGAACGATTCAAAGGGGCATGTCCGGCTAATTAGCGTCGTTCCTTCCATCGACACAGGTGTATGTGCGGAACAAACGAGGCGTTTTAATGAAGAAGCTGCCCAATTGCCAGGTGTGAAAGTATTAACGATTAGTGTCGATTTACCCTTTGCTCAATCTCGTTGGTGTGGAGCTGTAGGAATTGAAAACGTGCAAATGTTGTCGGATCATCGGGATTTGTCTTTCGGTGATGCTTACGGCGTTCATATGAAGGAATTGCGATTGCTAGCCCGGAGTATTTTCGTCGTCGATTCGTCGGACCGGGTAACGTATGTGGAATATGTGGATGAAGTGACGAATCATCCGAATTATGAAGCAGCGATCGAAGCGGCGAAATTGGCGAAATAAATTGAATTCCCTTTGCACGGATCCCCGTTAATGACCGTTAGTTAGTAAATCTATTTCTTGTTTCTGCTTTTAAAACGTATTAAAATAAACAATTAGTGAAATGAGGAAAAGAATGGGGGATCCCAAACATGGAAGTAACACCTGTTGAGCGGTTGTTTCAATTGTTGGATGAAACGACATGCCTATTGGAGAAAGAATTGGATTGTACATATTTGGACGCGCTCATTGAAACAGGAGAAAATGTTTTTCAAAATCATGTGCTTCAGTCAGAAGTAAGTGAGATGACTAAAAAAAGACTCGAAAAAGCATATAATGAAATTCATCGTCTCTCCTTTACTCGGGAAGATATTCGAAAAGCGTTTCAACTCGTTTGCTTAAAAGGAATGCGGAAAAACGTTCAACCGCACCATCAAATGACCCCGGATTCTATCGGTTTTTTCCTAAGTTATTTGATCGGAAAATTTTTACCCGAAAAGGAATCCTTGTCTATTTTAGATCTCGCAGTCGGGACGGGTAATTTATTAACGACGATTTTAAACCAACGTCCGAACGCATCGGCGAAGGCTTACGGTGTGGAATTGGATGAATTATTAATCAAAATCGCTTATGTGAATGCGAATTTACAAGAACATTCAATTCAATTTTACAACCAGGACAGTCTCAAACCGTTATTGATCGAACCGGTGGATGTGATTGTTAGCGATTTGCCCGTCGGTTATTACCCGAATACATTTTTATCGGAACCGTTCGAACTGCAATCCAATCATGATCATTCCTTCATCCATTATTTAATGATCGAACAAGGGATGAAATATACGAAACCCGGGGGCTATTTACTTTTTATCATTCCAAACAATTTGTTTGAAGGAACGGAATCGAAACAGCTTCATGGGTTTATAAAAAAACATTTGCATATACAGGCGCTCATCCAATTGCCTAGGACGATGTTTAAAGATCAACGACTAGGAAAAAGCATCCTTGTGTTACAAAGGAAAGGGGAAGGAATCAAAGGTCCGAAAGAAGTGTTGTTGGCCCATCTCCCCTCCTTTAAAGACAAAGGAGCGATGGAGACGATGATGGCAAAAATCAATCGGTGGTTTGTAGAGAATAAAAAATAGGGAATGAAAAGGGGAATGAAGTCGCACGAAATTCCCCTTTTTCCTGAATAGGAACGAATTTGATTCGAAAAGTACTTTTTGGCATTTTTAGCATGTAAAATGTATTTTGCCGATCCAAATGACGACTAGTGCTGTTTTGTATACAAATCGTGAAAGCCAATGGAATTTTTCACAAAAATTTCGTTGGCTTTTTCTTTGTAGAGGAACGGTTTTTTCCACCCTTTTTTCTTTTCTTCGAATCGATGGGAGTATGTTTCGGAAGGGAAAGGGTTCCGGGAAATCTCTTCTTTTCACTGAGGGGACAGGAAATTATTATTTGAAATGTCTTAAAATAATTACTTCTTTGTGATAACGTTAACAAATTGTTACAACCATTGAAAAAAAGAATGACGAGTGTTTTAATGTGAAAATGGAGAGCAAATTCTGTTTTCGATGATTCGATGAAATAGAATAAATGAAAACGGTCAAAATAATGATGATTTGTAATAAGGAGAGAGTATTCGATGACAAAAATTATGGCGATTAATTCCGGTAGCTCGTCATTAAAGTTTCAATTGTTCGAGATGCCAGAGGAAAAAGTAATCACAAAGGGTTTGGTAGAGCGAATCGGCTTAGAGAACGGGATTTTTACGATTACATTTAATGGGAAAAAACATGAAATCAATCAAGACATTCCGAACCATGCTGTGGCCGTTCAACTATTGTTGGACCAGTTAATTTCCCTACAAATTATTCAATCGTATGAAGAAATACAAGGTGTAGGTCACCGAATCGTTCATGGAGGCGAGTATTTCAACGATTCTGTTTTGATTACCGACGAAGTTTTACAAAAAATAGAAGATTTAGCAGAGTTAGCTCCCCTCCACAACCGTGCCCACGCCATTGGTATTCGTGCATTTCGACAAATTTTGCCGAATGTACCAGAAATTGCTGTATTCGATACAGCTTTCCACCAAACGATGCCAGAAAGTTCCTATTTGTATAGCCTCCCGTATGACTATTATAAAAACTTCGGCATACGGAAATACGGATTTCATGGCACTTCCCATAAATACGTGTCTCAGCGGGCTGCGGAACTTTTGGAACGACCAATTTCCCAATTGCGGTTAATTTCTTGTCATTTAGGAAATGGAGCGAGTATCGCAGCGGTAGAAGGTGGAAAATCGATCGATACGTCCATGGGATTTACGCCATTGGCAGGAGTAACGATGGGAACCCGTTCCGGAAATATTGACCCGGCGTTGATTCCGTATATCATGGAAAAAACTGGTAAAGACGCGGAAGAAGTTATACAAATTTTAAATAAGAAAAGCGGATTGCTTGCCATTTCCGGATTTTCTAGCGATTTGCGGGATATTGAATCGGAAGCGAATGCAGGAAATGAGCGAGCCCAATTAGCTTTGGAAGTTTTTGCGAATCGGATCCATAAATATATCGGTTCTTACGCTGCAAGAATGAACGGTGTGGATGCGATTATCTTTACCGCAGGAATCGGTGAAAATAGTCCAACGGTTCGGGAAAAGGTACTTCACGGTTTGGAATTTATGGGTGTGTATTGGGATCAAGAGACGA
Coding sequences within:
- a CDS encoding NAD kinase, with the protein product MNQRRNLYFFTPHPNRLETKLEQLKSIAIQHEFTTVDDHQDANIIVSVGNDGTFLQAVRKTGFRNDCLYVGISTDHLPSFYCDFHIDEINKMVEAATSEGIEVRRYPTIQATINDEDPPFYCLNECTIRSSIVKTFVIDVYVDDYHFETFRGDGMIISTPTGSTGYNKSVHGAVVDPLLPCFQISEIASLNNNHYRTLDSSFILSGDRTLTLKVVQDGNDFPLVAMDNEALGISHVQNLCIQLSNRPIKTVKLKDNSFWHKVQRTFL
- the sppA gene encoding signal peptide peptidase SppA, producing MNGKRWIALGIATLLFFVSIITSVTTFFTIGDGKDLFEDWLSSNESFTEEVIEEGDFTKKIVVLEVNGTIQDTGDSIVLDSEYNHDLFMEQLKVAKEDSSVKGIVLRVNSPGGGVVESAEIHDRLVEIMEEVGKPIYVSMGAMAASGGYYISAPATKIFASPETLTGSLGVIMQNYNVTELADELGIDVVTIKSGPYKDILSPTREMTEEEEKILQELIDHSYEQFVKVIADGRGMSEEEVREIADGRIYDGRQAKELNLIDAFGYLDDTIAAMKEDYELQNAQVVRYESNDLDLGSILGMTANKIVGNDPELSMIKQLFNYHSAPRLMYLYFE
- a CDS encoding class I SAM-dependent methyltransferase translates to MEVTPVERLFQLLDETTCLLEKELDCTYLDALIETGENVFQNHVLQSEVSEMTKKRLEKAYNEIHRLSFTREDIRKAFQLVCLKGMRKNVQPHHQMTPDSIGFFLSYLIGKFLPEKESLSILDLAVGTGNLLTTILNQRPNASAKAYGVELDELLIKIAYVNANLQEHSIQFYNQDSLKPLLIEPVDVIVSDLPVGYYPNTFLSEPFELQSNHDHSFIHYLMIEQGMKYTKPGGYLLFIIPNNLFEGTESKQLHGFIKKHLHIQALIQLPRTMFKDQRLGKSILVLQRKGEGIKGPKEVLLAHLPSFKDKGAMETMMAKINRWFVENKK
- the ytfJ gene encoding GerW family sporulation protein: MSDHPIQGLMMTAMENLKEMIDVNTIIGDPVETSDGSVILTVSKVSFGFAAGGSQFSVQGGGNSGNDELPFGGGSGGGVSITPIAFLIVNSQGVNMLHLDEDTHLYEKILDLAPNVVEKIQQLMSGGQKNGKQKGKENDSSKGTEKEKEEPPI
- a CDS encoding RDD family protein, with product MDEKFETEKGFQLPKLNIRSDCYEETTYEVSDQYAYAGFWIRFWAFLVDLIVVWGLKQIFVTPFSYLFDWNMEQFLSPHTFLSAIVFYLYFVLMTKYFGQTLGKMIFGIKVIPLMEDNLSWKTVLFREWIGRYISTKVIILYVLVAFLPKKQGLHDYFSDTAVIHEHYRII
- a CDS encoding acetate kinase, which gives rise to MTKIMAINSGSSSLKFQLFEMPEEKVITKGLVERIGLENGIFTITFNGKKHEINQDIPNHAVAVQLLLDQLISLQIIQSYEEIQGVGHRIVHGGEYFNDSVLITDEVLQKIEDLAELAPLHNRAHAIGIRAFRQILPNVPEIAVFDTAFHQTMPESSYLYSLPYDYYKNFGIRKYGFHGTSHKYVSQRAAELLERPISQLRLISCHLGNGASIAAVEGGKSIDTSMGFTPLAGVTMGTRSGNIDPALIPYIMEKTGKDAEEVIQILNKKSGLLAISGFSSDLRDIESEANAGNERAQLALEVFANRIHKYIGSYAARMNGVDAIIFTAGIGENSPTVREKVLHGLEFMGVYWDQETNANIRGSEAFINYPFSPVKVIVIPTNEEVMIARDVVRLAHIQ
- the tpx gene encoding thiol peroxidase, with protein sequence MKQVTFKGKPVTLVGNQIAVGDQAPNFTVLANDLSEVTLNDSKGHVRLISVVPSIDTGVCAEQTRRFNEEAAQLPGVKVLTISVDLPFAQSRWCGAVGIENVQMLSDHRDLSFGDAYGVHMKELRLLARSIFVVDSSDRVTYVEYVDEVTNHPNYEAAIEAAKLAK
- a CDS encoding DUF2953 domain-containing protein; the protein is MIFIIVLAFILFFLFLFINVTIDFNFNYQNHHYQLQLTISTLFGLVRFTRRFPSTSLPKKMKGKITDQQKGNKEIKEALQSIDAADSFIEQIFRFHQIAKRFLKTMRVRRLEWQSVIGTKNAAQTGMLVGFAWTVKGNLIATISRYTRFKTKPVVQIQPMFQQNIAESFFQCMVQVRLGHAIFAGIQFIRYWKSQLRETKREKRRINDV